The Candidatus Omnitrophota bacterium genomic interval GATAAGTTGTGGTCCACAGTATATATAGGAAAAGCAGCAGGAAGAACACCTGTGAGGATCTTCGGAATATTACGCTTTTTTTTACTTTCATGTGCTGAGTTCTACGACTTTTGCCTTTGCCAGGTCTTTCTTTTCGGGCGACCTCGCCAAAGCCTCACTTATGTATGATATCTCCATCGGGGGTTTGCCAAAAAGCTTTGACGCGTACATATCGGCCAAAAGCGGGTCCGTGGCGACTATTACACTATCCATCTTTTCCACATCATTCACGTCCCCTCCGGACGGGCCATGCGCCCGGAGCACCCTGGTCGCGTCTATGACCGTCAGGTCGGGTTTCAGGAAATCCGTGAGATCGGCCAGTTTACGCCCTATGTTGAAATGTATCATGCCCCTCGTGCCGCTGCATACCCCCATAAGGTTCTTCATGGACAGCGTAAGACCGGTAAGACCATGATGTTTAAGCACCGGGACGTTTATGAATACATCGCAATCTACCGCGTCCCGCAGCACGGGCCATCCTTCCATAGGGCTCTCATATGGGAAATGCGCTTTCACGACGTTCCAATGGTCGGGAAAATAGACATTAGCCCCCTTTTCCTTTACGGCCGCCGCTATTCCGCTATGCTCATAACAGAGCTTCTCGTTATTGCATGTCACATCCAGGACGTTCACCTTTTTCGCGCCGGAAGCGTAACACATCTCGACAAGCGCCGCCACTACGGCCGGATCGGTATTAGCCGCCTGTTCTGGGGTCCGGTCCCATGCCATGTTGGGCTTGACCAGCACGGTATCGCCTTTCCTCACGAACTTTCCCATCCCGCCGATACCCTTGACCGCCTCTACAGTGTTCCTGTACGGATCGACGCCCTTGGCTACGATAATATCCGCATTACCTGTAATCCCCCGGGAAATGCGCCCATTAGAACCCTCACTTTTGGCGAAGGCATACTTGAGAAAAGCGTTCCCGGCCACGAAGGAGGTCAGGCCTCCCAAAAGTATTTTAAGAAATGTCTTCCGGGACACCTGCCCCTTTAAAAAGCACTCCAGCCTGTAAAAGAACCTATCCACCGTACTCCTCTCATCATTAAGTCGCGGATACGGATGTCCATGGCCAGACCACGCATTCCCTAATCTCAGGGAACACGACCATATCGGCTTCCCCCTTGAGCACCATGGTAATTATCTCTTTACCCGGCAGCAGGTCCTTAGCCGCCTTGAGCGTTTTCCCCGTCACGGACACATCGTCCACAAGAAGTATTTTCTTCATCCGTTCCGGGATATCCTCGAAGGGGCCGATAAGCGTCGGGGCTTCATAGACCGGAGTGTTCGTCGCGTCCCTGAAACTTATCCTGACATACCCGACCCGGCATCCCATCTTTTTCGCGATAAGGTCCGCCATCGTCCGGCCGCCTTCCAGTATACCGATGACCATATCCGGCCTTTCCACAGCCACCTTCGATATCCGCTCCGATATAACGTTCAAAGGGATACTTTTCATGGGATCAGGCCTTTTTTCCTTTGTATGAGGACAACGCTATGCAGGACAAATAACATGAAAATACCGGGAAGGGATAACCTAAGGGACGTTATAAAAATATCCAGGTTGCCCGATATGCCCGTAAAGTTATCCTGAGGCAAGAATATATAACTCGATATGAACTTGGCCAGTATATACAATAGCGGCGTCAATAGCGGCGAAGCCTTTTGTTTTATCACGGACAGGCTTACCAGCGAAGTGAATAGGAGCATGTCCAGGGATAAGGTCACGGTCATTGGCACGTCGGGCCGTCCCGTAACAAGATGGTTCAGGACAGGCGATAACGCCCCGGCGATAATACCGTCACGCGGCCTGAGGAGTAATATCCCTAAAAGCGGCGCGTAAAATATCGGAAGGAACCTCGCCCCAACGGGTACGGACCCCGTGTAAGGCAGGATATGGAACATCACAGGCAGCATGGCGGAAACTATTATGAGCCCCGCCACCCCGCCTGCTTCAAAGACCAACACCCGTCCATGGCCTGGCGCCATATGCTTCCCCTTATTCCTTTTTCGAGCCGAACGGGAGCTTTATCACGTTAGTAAGTTCTTTAGTGGTCTCGGTGATCGTTCCCGTGGCGCCCTTGACCATTCCCTGGGCCTGTTCGGTCGTCTTGCTTAGTGTTTCAGTAGCGACCGCTACGGTCTGTCCGGTAAGTTTCTGCGCCGTAGCCAGCGTATCCGAGATGATGCCCTTTAAAGGACCTATATCGAAATTAGTAAGCCTGGCTATAGTGGTATTCATGATGGCCTTGACCACTATCAGCGATACCAGTTTGTTCGGATCGTTTATGTTGGAATATTTTTCATCGAGGTTGAGCGGGAATTCCTGCACTTTGGGTTTACCGCCGCCGGAGTAGTCCTTGTATAGCACCCTGCCTATCTTCAGGTGCAATGAATCTATCTGCATAGCGGGGAGTTTGCCCTTTGCCCCGGCCGGTTCCCTGGCCCCGCCTTTCTGCTGCACAACTTTCAACGAATCAAGGTTAAGCTCACCTTTTTCGTTCTTGACCACCGTGAACTCTTTCAGGTAGATACGCATATCGTAGAGATGTATAGTCCCCTTCGTGATAGCCGGCAGATCGTAATCCACGTATATATCCGGCATATCCAGCATGACCTTGTCGGCAAAACCTTTCGGGTTAAAAAGGCGAAGCCCGTCTATGTCGACTTTCGTGTTAAGAATGCCAACGCGAAAGCTATCCACCCTGAGCCTTAAGCCGGTGACCAGCTCAACCCCTCTTTCCACGGCTACTTTGACAAGTACGTCCTTGGCTATGGCAAAGACCATAACTACAGCAAGAATGGATATCACCGTTACTATTATAATCTTCTTCATGATATCTCCTTTTCCCGTCGCGTTGTGTCACCCAGAACCCCATCCACACGTTATTGTTGACCGTTCCGGTATCTTTAACATTTTACCTGACCAGGCGGATATTTCCATAAAAAAACAGGCCTGCGGTCAAAGCCATTTTTTCCGCTTAAAATAGACCAGCATCGTGACGCCGACCAGGCCCATTATGCCCAGAACAGCGAAATATCCCCATTGCCATTCCAATTCCGGCATATATT includes:
- a CDS encoding DUF362 domain-containing protein; protein product: MDRFFYRLECFLKGQVSRKTFLKILLGGLTSFVAGNAFLKYAFAKSEGSNGRISRGITGNADIIVAKGVDPYRNTVEAVKGIGGMGKFVRKGDTVLVKPNMAWDRTPEQAANTDPAVVAALVEMCYASGAKKVNVLDVTCNNEKLCYEHSGIAAAVKEKGANVYFPDHWNVVKAHFPYESPMEGWPVLRDAVDCDVFINVPVLKHHGLTGLTLSMKNLMGVCSGTRGMIHFNIGRKLADLTDFLKPDLTVIDATRVLRAHGPSGGDVNDVEKMDSVIVATDPLLADMYASKLFGKPPMEISYISEALARSPEKKDLAKAKVVELST
- a CDS encoding phosphoribosyltransferase; translated protein: MKSIPLNVISERISKVAVERPDMVIGILEGGRTMADLIAKKMGCRVGYVRISFRDATNTPVYEAPTLIGPFEDIPERMKKILLVDDVSVTGKTLKAAKDLLPGKEIITMVLKGEADMVVFPEIRECVVWPWTSVSAT